One window from the genome of uncultured Cohaesibacter sp. encodes:
- a CDS encoding FAD-binding oxidoreductase, whose protein sequence is MENSELLGKLSNLLGPKGILTAPEEMEPYVTDYRHRRIGSAVAVLLPASTEEVSKAVKLVTKYGVPVYPQGGNTGLCYGAVPDRGVVICLKRMRKLREVDQLSGLLTVDAGLTLAEVHQEAEKLNMQFPLYLGADGTAQIGGLISTNAGGTGVLRYGSMRDLTAGVEVVLADGSILSELLGLRKNNTGYNITQLVAGAEGTLGIVTGAVLRLAPRMTSKAVAWLGFDDINSALQVASLVRSTFGADVEALELVDDGEINCVLRNMTEVRMPLSEVPAYSLIIEIATPRPADNLNEQLEEVLVPPMEEGLISDAVIAQNETQAAEIWHFRHSVTESNQLNGVGVVLDTSVRPSAVAEFVRRADIVTAEKFPQATRQIVAHLADGNVHYIVMFPRAVWNTYSDKVAKELEVEEAIHDVAQAVGGTFSAEHGIGRKLTDEMARLIDPVRLDVMQRIKTALDPDNLMNPRILLP, encoded by the coding sequence ATGGAAAATTCTGAATTACTAGGCAAATTGTCCAACCTGCTGGGACCGAAAGGCATTCTGACGGCTCCTGAGGAAATGGAGCCCTATGTTACGGACTACCGTCATCGCCGTATTGGCAGCGCAGTCGCTGTTCTGCTTCCGGCATCAACTGAGGAAGTCAGCAAGGCTGTAAAATTGGTCACGAAATATGGTGTTCCCGTCTACCCGCAAGGGGGTAACACCGGCCTTTGCTATGGCGCTGTTCCTGACAGGGGCGTGGTTATTTGCCTCAAGCGCATGCGGAAGCTGAGGGAAGTGGATCAGCTTTCTGGCCTTCTGACCGTTGATGCCGGCCTCACTCTTGCCGAGGTGCATCAGGAAGCCGAGAAGCTCAACATGCAATTTCCTCTCTATCTGGGAGCAGATGGAACGGCCCAGATTGGTGGCCTCATTTCAACCAACGCAGGAGGAACTGGCGTTTTGCGCTATGGCTCCATGCGCGATCTGACCGCAGGCGTGGAAGTTGTTCTAGCCGATGGTAGCATTTTGAGCGAGTTGCTGGGCCTTCGCAAAAACAACACCGGCTACAACATCACTCAGCTTGTTGCCGGTGCAGAAGGAACTCTTGGCATCGTCACCGGTGCGGTGCTCCGCCTCGCCCCTCGCATGACCAGCAAGGCCGTAGCATGGCTCGGCTTCGATGATATAAATTCTGCCCTGCAAGTAGCCAGTCTGGTTCGATCCACGTTTGGTGCCGATGTTGAAGCGTTGGAACTGGTCGATGACGGCGAGATCAACTGTGTGCTTCGGAACATGACTGAAGTTCGCATGCCCCTCTCCGAAGTACCGGCCTATTCGCTGATCATCGAGATCGCTACGCCGCGCCCGGCGGACAATCTCAATGAGCAATTGGAAGAGGTTCTTGTTCCTCCAATGGAGGAAGGGCTGATCAGCGATGCAGTGATTGCCCAAAATGAAACCCAGGCAGCCGAAATCTGGCATTTTCGCCATTCAGTGACAGAATCCAACCAGCTCAATGGCGTCGGCGTTGTACTTGACACGTCAGTACGACCGTCGGCCGTGGCGGAATTTGTGCGAAGGGCAGATATCGTCACCGCAGAAAAATTTCCGCAGGCAACGCGACAGATTGTAGCCCACTTGGCCGATGGCAACGTCCACTATATTGTCATGTTTCCCCGCGCAGTCTGGAACACCTACTCGGATAAAGTGGCCAAGGAACTTGAAGTGGAAGAAGCCATCCATGATGTCGCTCAGGCGGTTGGTGGCACTTTCTCTGCCGAACATGGCATCGGCCGCAAACTGACCGATGAAATGGCCCGACTGATTGACCCCGTCCGCCTTGATGTAATGCAGCGGATCAAAACGGCTCTGGATCCTGACAATCTCATGAACCCGCGCATCTTACTCCCTTAA
- the dapA gene encoding 4-hydroxy-tetrahydrodipicolinate synthase: MSLSKSDIAGLFTAIVTPFNEDKSVNFDALKALVKRQIAAGATGVVPIGGTGEYPALSRTERAEIVAACVEAADGALVMPGVLSTGYHDSLDAGRDFKAAGASGLMLVTPYYAVGSQDGMRRYFNNYREAIDLPLLAYEIPRRTGAALAPETYSALADDGAIIGMKYSNYDMPQFLASIREAGGKLAVLSGEEPLFATHIAQGAVGGVLASASIYPEYWLKIFKLASAGDLKSALALQYRIDPVLDAIYAETNPGPLKKYMGMAGLDMGGVRLPLSEPSVLTLGKLKEALAEFDGNLAA; the protein is encoded by the coding sequence ATGTCTCTTTCAAAATCAGATATCGCCGGCCTGTTCACTGCCATCGTCACGCCATTCAACGAAGACAAGTCGGTCAACTTCGACGCTCTCAAAGCTCTTGTAAAACGGCAAATTGCAGCAGGGGCTACCGGAGTTGTTCCAATCGGCGGCACGGGCGAATATCCGGCGCTGTCCCGCACCGAGCGGGCGGAAATCGTGGCAGCATGCGTAGAGGCTGCTGATGGCGCCCTGGTCATGCCGGGCGTTCTTTCCACTGGATACCACGACTCCCTTGATGCCGGGCGCGATTTCAAGGCAGCAGGGGCTAGCGGCCTGATGCTCGTGACCCCCTATTATGCTGTCGGATCACAGGATGGTATGCGCCGCTATTTTAATAATTACCGTGAAGCCATCGATCTACCGCTCTTGGCTTATGAGATTCCTCGCCGTACGGGGGCGGCTCTTGCCCCGGAAACCTATAGTGCCCTTGCTGATGATGGTGCTATTATCGGCATGAAATATTCCAATTATGACATGCCACAATTTCTGGCCTCAATCCGAGAGGCTGGTGGCAAACTGGCCGTTTTATCCGGCGAAGAACCTCTCTTTGCGACCCATATTGCACAGGGCGCAGTTGGTGGCGTTCTAGCCTCAGCATCCATCTATCCGGAATACTGGCTGAAAATCTTCAAGCTGGCCTCAGCTGGTGATCTTAAGTCAGCTCTCGCCCTGCAGTATAGGATCGACCCAGTTCTCGATGCGATTTATGCTGAAACCAACCCGGGCCCGCTCAAGAAATACATGGGAATGGCTGGCCTAGATATGGGCGGCGTTCGCCTGCCACTCTCTGAGCCGAGCGTCCTCACTCTTGGAAAATTGAAGGAAGCCCTTGCAGAATTTGATGGAAATTTGGCGGCTTAA